Below is a genomic region from Henckelia pumila isolate YLH828 chromosome 3, ASM3356847v2, whole genome shotgun sequence.
TACTATAAATCTAATTACAGAAGTGGTGAAAGAACTGCTTCCTTAATTGATGAATTTAGAAGCGCTGAATAAAAACCATTTGTTTGGTTGTAATTACTCAATGAGTACTAACAGTAACCATGGTTAGTTAATGAAACATTCGAAGCAGTTTTCGCAAACAACTTTTAGAAATAGGAATTCGTCAACCAGCCTTTACCATAAAACAACTTCTGAAGCTCAAATATTCAGAAGCAGTTTTATACTACATTACTAATAGCTAGTGTATACCATAAGTTATAGTGAGTAATGCCATGGTGTATTGCAAATCTTTCGAACCACACAATGGTTCCAAGGGATGCATAAGACGGAATTCTCTTAAAATTGTAAGTTCTTAGGACCCATTTCATGTGGTGCTACAAAggcaacaatatatatatacctacatacatacatacatacatacatacatacatacatacatacatacatacatatattttAATGCTTAAGACACTTCACTCGATGACTTTGCCTCCTTTATTGACAGTTGGTGGCCATTAGTGTATCTTGATCAACAAATCTGACCTTTCAACTCCACTAttggaaataattttatggcttATGTGGAGTTCCCCGAGTTTCATTGTGGCTATATATAATTTGTATATTCCACATCTAATTTACTTTGAAGGCATTCACTTGCTTAGTTTTAACTTATATAGTAGCCATTATATTAGGccaaatatgatattttattcaCAATTTGTTCAAACTTTTGTTAAACTGCAGCTTTAACTTATCGACTCGATATTGATCAAGAAAGGAAACTCTCAAACCAACAAACACAACAAAGTTTGCATTctttttcaaaaaacaaaaaaagcaAAATCAAATTTCTACATCAAATCATATATTCATGAAAAGAATGTGAAGGAACTGGttttaaataacaaaatcaagGAGAagtcaatgactattgatctcCAAGTTCCGTGAGTAGTAGTCTAGTTCTAAACAGTTCATGAAGACTTATAGGTTTTGGTTCACTAACTAATCAAGGTTTGGTTTTGATGCATTAGTTTTTAACTTTCGGCTATTTAGGTAATTTTCGATGCCACACCGGCACTTCTCATCTACACATTAGTATTTCCCATTTTCACGTTAGTGCTATgacgaaaaaaaattaaaagccaaaaaaaaaaaaaaactaaagttATTACACCAATACTAAACTTTGATTATTTAGAGACCAAAATTCAATACGAGTTATTTAATCAAAAAAGTTATTTTCCCTTGGTTTAGATGATTTAGGTCAATGCCAATGGAGAGGGAGAGTTTATAATTTTATCTGAAAATGGTTATGATGTGGTTCCTCTTATGCATGTAAAAGCAACCTGTACTAAAGTTTTTTAAACACTTCGGATTTTACTTATTTTTGTGCATTTTCTCTATTTGTTTGTGTTTCTAGAGAGATCAAAgagaatattttgattatattgcaCAATATTGGATCCTACTCATTTTAGCCTCTTTATTTATGACAAGATGCCGAGCCATGTGTTAAAGCACGACTCATTTGGCGTTCCACGTTTCAACCTTCTTGGCCTATAGTTTGAATGCAATGCCAGGTCCGAATTTACTTCAGATGCGTTCAGTGATTTCTTTCCATTTGAGAAATTGTTCTAACcatgaatttaaatcaaaatttgcGTCATTCCGGAGAACAGTCACCATTTTTATACATACAATAAAGGGTTTTACTCTGGACGACGAATATTTATCCAAGGTAGAGTATAAATTTTAACTAGGTATTTCTTGTTAAAATGATTAAACAATATAGAACCATTTTATCTTTAGTGTTGTACTCTCAAATTTTTCTCCCTTTGTATTTCCATTTTTTTTAGGGGGGAGTtaggatttaattaattatctttGGTTTACCATCATATATTTAAAGTGGAAAGGTGATTAAGTGCAATGGATGAATATTGGATTTTCAAATTTCGGTTTCATCGATAAGATTTTATGCCAATTTCTTTGGCAATCATTCATAGGTTTGATATTTGATCATTTCAATTTAATTAATAGAGACTGAAAAATTTCAGGACACTAAATCTGAGTAACATATTCTTGTTTTGCTGTGTGCCTCTTGTCCATTTATTTTCTATGTTTGATATACATAATGGAGGTTTACTGCATAAGATTTTTTGGTCAGTTGGATTTAAGGCAGTGAattatttggttttattttttcacGCCTTCTCCTTCTAttctatcttttttttttttttttttttgcattccGATCTTGTAATATAAACAAAATCTAATTCACcgtgtttgattggaaattcaAGTATAATAATTAAACTTACCGTAATTTGTTTTTGGGTAGGTCGTGTCATCGTCTATAAAATCATTGTCTTGTATCTGTAAAACTCACAAATAAGAAAGTTTTGGTTCTGTGATCAACCTTGACAAATCCTTTAATTTCCCCATTTTCTCTTGTTTTAGGAGATTGCGTTCATTAAGCACGCAAATAGCAAAATCTGGTAAGTGTACAAAGAGTTTATGTAAGAAGGGTGAAGAAGATTTTATTTTTCGTTGTGATAAATCCTGTTACAATTTTGAacagttttatttatttattttttttgttcaagATCTCAAGCAAGATTGTCTTTTGTCGAATGTTTCACGGTTTTGATTGGCTTCAAAAATATTTCCAAATGTTTTAAATTCCTCTTTTAGTGTTTATTTGATTCATTCATGAGTGTGGTTAACCTTTGCACTACCCCTACTTTTGCAGAATTCTTCACCGTTTTTGATATATTTCGCGCTTTATTATCATATTTCGCTTCTTTGTTTGTGTTGATAAAATATTGAGTTCGCTTATTTTTATAGCAGATATTCGATTTTCCAGGTATGTTTCTTGAGTTACATTTCCGTTCTATGCAATGCGTCGATATTCTCTATCTTTTAAACTCTTTAACAACAAAGAATCAAGATTGATTTCAAGAAAATGTTTATTGCAAGTGCAGCTAAAACGATTATAAAACATCCTTATGTTAATCAATATTTGGAaattattgtttgattttttacCGTTTTCTAATATATTTAGCGTGTGCTAACTATAAGATTATTATGCTTGCTTCCAAATATGCATGATCCCccttttgtaattttattcagtCCTAATTTTTTGTCATCATCTTGGAGGTGATCTGTATTTCTCTTTCTTACTTTTATGTAACAAATACAATAAATTTGTTATTTGTAATTATTCTCCAAAAAGATTGTAGGCATAAATATTGTCTTTCAAAGTGTTGTTTGCGCTTATTTGCCTGTGTGTAGACATAGGGCCAAAGGGAGAGCCAAGAAGGGATTTTTCGTGTATAATCCTGCATAATCTCGAATGTTCTCAGTTCTGGTACTAGACATGGTACTTTGTCATCAAACTTGAGAGGATTTTATGTATCGGACTGAATCCTGTGTTCCCAATACTAGAAACCAGTTTTAATGGAGAAGACTTGTTCCGAAGATCAGTTTCTTGCACTAACATGTTTGTTTTACCAGATTCATCATGGAAGGACATCAAATTTCATCGGTTGTTACGTCAAACGCTCCTCCTCCTCTTTCTGACTCAGAGGGCAGCATTCACCACTACTATCCAGTCGAGTATGCGACGCTGTGCGACGCCTCCTGCTTGAAGCCTGGCGTGGTGAGTCAACGGAATGGGCACTGGGGTGCGTACTTATGCGGCAATAATGAACACATATGGCTTGGATCTTTTGAAACCGAGGAGGAAGCTGCATATACCGCTTGCAAGACGGCATCCATCGAGTTTCATGACTCAAACTGGAGTACACCGCAGTTCTGGACCCCTTTCTCCTCTGACGAAGTCTTCAACATGAACATGGACACCTCATATGGTACAGAGTTTCCGAATTATTTGGGAGCTCAAGTTCAGGAACAGCCTGGTTCAGCAGCTTTTCCCGATGCCCCAGGCTACCATCTGCGGCGACTTTTCACCAAGGTCCTCACACCTAGCGATGCTGGCAAGCTTAACCGCCTAGTGATTCCGAAAAGGTATGCCATTAGGCATCTCCCTCGAATCTGTGAAGACGAAGGCGTTAACGAAGATGTAGAGGTGGCGTTTTTCGACGTGTCCATGAAGTTATGGAAGTTTAGGTACTGCTATTGGAGCAGTAGCCAAAGCTACGTTTTCACCAGAGGCTGGAATGGCTTCCTGAAAGAAAAAAGTTTGAAACCAAAGGATATGGTTATTTTCTCGGCCTACGAGCGCATCGACGGCATGGATGAGGTTGATAAAGTGTACATGATAGATGTGGTGTATAATAACGATGGTGGAGACGGCCAGGTTCGAGATGCGGCCGCCAACAACGGCGAGGGTTTTCCGTTGGAATTCGCGATGTTGCCGGCCGGTGACGGTGGCAATGGAAATGAAGAAATTGGGAGAATGGATGCACAACCTGCTGCAGGTTCTGAAGAGAAGGGTGTCAAACTTTTTGGGGTGAATCTTATTTGATGTGCCTGTTTGATTAATTATGGAGCAACACCAAACTTTCATGgtttttaaataaattgctCCATGCAATGGTTTTACCGAATTATATatgaattttataataattttataatcaatattttgtattttcagTTATTTCTACCATGCATCATGCCTTATCTTTTTTCTAGctcatcaaaaatatttttctctttctttcttttttctttttttttttcactttacGATTACTATGCCATTTTATTTGAGTTGAACTCTATAAGAAACCAAGTTTGCCATCTATCGGTTTCTATACTTTTATGATTTAAAACTgtagattaatttttaatttgtaaAATATTAGCCTACATACTCTTTTTTTACTTTGTGACGGGGTACGATCAAAATGTGCACAGTAAATttccaaataatcaataaattggAAAAATTACGTACTCAGATTTATCTATTTCTGATTTTGGTCTAAATTTTAGTCAATTTTGCGATATTCCAAAATTTGGTCATTTATTTAACATGATGATGTGACGTAAATGTACAgcattatttcaatataaaaaaaCTGCACGTATAGTTGAGGAAAAAATAATACCATTGTCAGATGTGCCAAAAGTGTGTATGACCGCCGTAGCCTGCGTTAACGCTAAGTTTGGATAAAGGGAAAATACACCGTAGGATAACAACGtgcaatattttaaattaaattagatatctaatatattatattatattacactATAATCAGCACGATAATAGCACTATTATGTGCTACACGAGTACTAATTTTTTTGGGAAaataatgtattttttaatttttttgatatgGCATCTCATTAAAATTAGGGAAAATGCTTGTTTATCTATTAACTTGTCCATTTTTTTGGTTAATTTGTAATTTTCGgtgattttaatttaattgctgACGTGATAGCTTGACACATCGATATTATCCGACGCCATGTCACATTTTTCGATGTCATATAGCATTTTTCGGTGCCACATCAGCAATTTGACCATAATCatcgaaaattaaaaattagagTACCAAAACCAaacatttgaaaaattaatagatcaaaacaaaaaaaatgaacaaGTTAATTGATCAAAAAAACTATTTTCCCTTACAATTattagaaaatttaaaattaatatcacaaacaaattttatatattgAATTGACTAAAACGAAAAAATCAACAAgttaaaaaaccaaaaaaacaaaaaacaaaataaaattgagCTTCCTGCTGGAGTTGATATAGCAAATGGCAGACAAAGGAAAGTGACAAGGTGATGAAAGAATACTTCAAGAAACAATACTCATTATCTCTAAATCAGCACTTCTTAAACGATCCTTCAAATGGCCGGTTTATACACCCAAACACAAATCCGAGATCAGCCGTTGTAGCTCGCTCATATCACAACTGCTCCATGTCCACAACAAAGTAAGCACCTGCTATTGCCTTGCACCAGATCATGTCGGTCTACACATAGAAACATTGGTTAAAATTAGGCCTTAGCACGTCTCACTTCTGATGTTGCACCACAAAATATCGACATATTAAAGAAGCTATGAAACATCAGTACAACATCTCTTCTACAAACATTGGTGAAGCTTTACGACTACTAATATGCACGTGCTTTGACGAACAATCGCGCCAAATCAATCCCTCCCTTGTCATATTTCTTTCCCATTCCATTATGGTTTAGTACCAGACAACTGTCCTTCTCTGAACAACAAAAGGCTCATATGAGGACCGCAGACCATATTCTACGGCCTCAATATTTCAAAGTTCGATAGGTTGATTTTCAGGATCATGTTATATGATTAAAGAAAGATAAATGGAAAACATGGAAACGCAGCTCGCTAAAGTCACCTGAAAGAGGGTAAGGTTTGTTTTAGAAGCATGATTATTAGATAGTAAAAAGAGAAAAGCTCAGTCCAGAGTGGGATAATATGAAGCACCTCGATCGTAATTAGTCCATCGTAAAGGTTTTACTCGTCAATCACATGTATTTTCTAGGAGAATCAAGCCGTCACATGTTTGTATATTACTCAGTGACTCGTGGATCCTCTCCAACTAGCTCCACTCTTCCTGCAGATGGaaacttttatattttcatGTTCATCTTCGATGGATCACATCTTGGATTAAGTTGATTTCTTCAGAATTTCAACATGAGTTCTTCAGTGAAATGAGGCATCCGAGTCCTCAGAGCTAGGCCGCCAGTGTCCCCGAACAACCTATGTCCCTCAACTTGTCACGAGTATTTGCTTGTGATACGCGTAGAAACTTTGTTGTCCCAGATTGCCTGCATCACAAAAGGGGGCTTCCAATTCCTAATCTTCCATGCTAGCTAGAAGCACCTTTTGAAAGTAATGTGGTCTGGGACACCAAATGTTTCAAGAAACGTTCGCCATGAACGTATTAGCATCAAAATGCATATCAAGCAGATCTCAGTCTACTACCGATTGAGCATGCGATCAAACGGATTGGAAAACCTAAACATTCACTTCAAAAGTAAATTTTTATCTCGCGCAAACTAATTTTAAATAATGTTTCAGCTTTTATTACATAGCCCGAGCACAAAAGAGCAGTAAAATCCTAGGTATCAATGATAGAATGTCACTCCATTAATTCAAAGTTGTTTTTCTAATTCTAATGCAGTTAATAAATGTTTCTGAAACTACTGTACGGGGTTCTTCGATTCTACCCTATGAGTAGTACCCCAATCTTTAATTCAAGGGCTACAACGGGGCATGGGAATATATTTTTCACATTGGCCAACACACTGCATATTACATGGAGAAAATGTAGTCTCTTAACCTTTGGATCAACACTTACGGCACGGGCACTACCCATATAGTAGCATGAACAAATCCTTACGGCCAAACATGCATGTAGATATAGCACCAAATAGAGGCAATGGTCATCACTAAGAGGCTCCAACATTTGAGATGAATATCCATTAGGTCCTGTAAGATCTTGCTGAAGATGGCACAGATGCATGCATAGCCTGAGGATGTTTTCGTTTTGATACACCATTTTCCGGAGCATGAGGTTTTTTAACCACTTCAATTTGTGAAACAGTTTTAAAACAGCTCCTAGAAACACTGATATAGGATAACTGAGTCCACGATGATGATTCTCCCCAATGCTTTTCAATAGATTGTATGATTTAAGTATTGATATTATGTGTCATATTAGTTTTATGGATTTCTATAAATCTATTTGACTGGCCAACTATTCAGTTTTTGTTTAGgggatatttttatttgtctaagctaaaaaaatattaaaatcgtGATGGAGATTTAATTCATGCGAAGAACTAATTTAGACAACCTGTAATTTGTAATGTTTATAGTTTCGTCTTAAATTtcacaaggataatcaagagaATAGAATGTCGACAACTGTATGCACTATACACCAGCAAGGATGAAGCACAAGACAACAGGAGATGGAGTGGACAAATGCCATATGAATAAGACGTAGAATTAGCTCATACCCTGAACACATAACATCATAAACTACTGGGGAATCACTTGGTTTTACCCAGGTTGTGGtacattttcttaaaaataataataataataataataaacgaTATCAAACTAGCTGTGGTGACTGCAATGGCGACCAACAATTATCACATTCGCTCTACGAGATTTAGATAGCTATAGCAGGACATGATTATAAAAGCTCGAAACATGCATGTTAAAACTCTCCTTTTCAAATTTCACCTACGGGCTACAACTACAATGCAATAAATTTAGTTACTCTTCTGCGGTCCAAAAAAGAGGGAGCCTATAAATTTTGTGAAATGTTAGGCTAAATAGGCATAATGGAAGACGCTCCATAATACGTGACTTCCATGAAATCATCATTCAAAGTACATTAATATGTTTTAACATTTTCAAAGCCGATGCATAAAACTCGTTTATATATAACTTCAAATCATGCCTCACAACAGCTTCTAAAAGTAACTTCTAGATACCAACCACTTCAAAATACACTACAGATGTAGAGGATGAGCCTAGTCGCGCAGCATATCTCTGAGCTATTATATATATCAAGTTGGACTCATTCTATAATTTCTAATTCATGCAAAACTAGGAAGACGGTCAACATATGTACTCGAGCCTTACCTCTTGAGTTTCCTTCATCTCACAAAGCTACAAAAGTGTTTCAGCTTGTGATGCAACACTGGCAAGTAAGCTAATTAAATGAGATCTAAACCATGAACATCcatctcatcataatcaatattATTTACCTTCTACTCAACGATCCATCAAAATTTTCAACTCTATCGATTTTACACATTAAAGATAATATTGCATAAATTCCTTTCTGGAATTGCACTCTCTAAAACTTCGTAACCTCACATCAAAATAATCACAGATCGACAGTAGATGGTTGCACGCCCGTAGACCATAAAGACAATTAGTACTTCAAACTTGCAAAACAAGCATGAATTCAAGTATTCAACAagtaaagaaaataataaagttCAAGAATAAAGTATACATCATAATACTTCGATAATCATAAGCAAAGTAGGCTCATATTTGCATTTCACCcagggaaaaaaaattaaaaaaataataattaataatcgcACCAAGAAAATTGAACAGGATATCTTTACCTGGGAAGTTAAACATATTGCAAGTGAAATTATGCATACTCCCAAATCAATCACCATCTGCATAGTCTTACATCAGacttatttgataaaaaaaaaaagaccaaaaataataatattttaagaaataatTAATAGTATATTCACAAAATGGAACCCCCATACCAGTAAACTATATTCTCCTTCTTCCATCTCCATGCTTCTAAAATCCTAATCCGAAAGAAAGAACTAATcaaacaaaaatattaaaaaatgacataaaaTACAACTGATTAAATTAATTCTTCAGCTAGCAGATACGAAAAACACTGATATCTGAAAATGAAAACACTGTagtaaaaacaaacaaa
It encodes:
- the LOC140892190 gene encoding AP2/ERF and B3 domain-containing transcription factor At1g50680-like, whose translation is MEGHQISSVVTSNAPPPLSDSEGSIHHYYPVEYATLCDASCLKPGVVSQRNGHWGAYLCGNNEHIWLGSFETEEEAAYTACKTASIEFHDSNWSTPQFWTPFSSDEVFNMNMDTSYGTEFPNYLGAQVQEQPGSAAFPDAPGYHLRRLFTKVLTPSDAGKLNRLVIPKRYAIRHLPRICEDEGVNEDVEVAFFDVSMKLWKFRYCYWSSSQSYVFTRGWNGFLKEKSLKPKDMVIFSAYERIDGMDEVDKVYMIDVVYNNDGGDGQVRDAAANNGEGFPLEFAMLPAGDGGNGNEEIGRMDAQPAAGSEEKGVKLFGVNLI